The Leguminivora glycinivorella isolate SPB_JAAS2020 chromosome 1, LegGlyc_1.1, whole genome shotgun sequence genome includes a region encoding these proteins:
- the LOC125231034 gene encoding 39S ribosomal protein L4, mitochondrial → MTSILLNAFKNLHITIKPQIRTFATANASIITSKDNSLTVSKKEWKVSPQYTKPREVWIENLDTIEEQKLGLFELHPSVYATMPRIDIIQRNVVWQRKYRWVSWAHTKTRAEVRGGGRKPWPQKGLGRARHGSIRSPLWRGGGVVHGPRSGTTHFYMLPFHLRLHGLTSTLSAKFAQDDLHIVKDLELPTDEPEYFAELIQQRNWGPSVLIVDDTDYVSRNITVATDVMPHVNIMPVYGLNVYSMLKHDTLILTMSAAERIEDRILTHLHGITTERQSQYKLDQV, encoded by the exons ATGACTTCTATATTGTTAAATGCATTTAAAAACCTACATATTACAATTAAGCCTCAAATAAGAACGTTTGCTACAGCAAATGCTTCCATTATAACATCTAAGGATAATTCATTGACGGTGagcaaaaaagagtggaaggttTCCCCTCAGTACACTAAACCTCGTGAAGTATGGATTGAAAACTTGGATACAATCGAGGAACAGAAATTGGGATTGTTCGAATTACACCCGTCGGTATATGCAACCATGCCTAGAATAGATATAATTCAACGTAATGTAGTGTGGCAGAGGAAGTACCGGTGGGTGTCGTGGGCCCATACGAAGACTAGAGCAGAGGTGCGTGGTGGAGGGAGAAAACCGTGGCCTCAGAAAGGTCTAGGCAGAGCCAGACACGGTTCAATTCGCTCACCTCTGTGGCGTGGAGGTGGTGTAGTCCATGGTCCCCGCTCAGGCACAACCCACTTCTATATGTTGCCTTTCCATCTCAGACTACATGGTCTGACATCTACACTATCTGCTAAATTTGCTCAAGATGACTTACACATAGTCAAAGATCTGGAACTGCCCACAGATGAACCAGAATATTTTGCAGAGCTTATTCAGCAAAGAAATTGGGGACCATCTGTCCTCATTGTTGATGA TACTGATTATGTATCAAGAAATATAACAGTGGCCACCGATGTCATGCCACATGTCAATATTATGCCAGTTTATGGGTTGAATGTGTACTCCATGTTGAAACATGACACATTAATTCTGACTATGTCTGCGGCGGAAAGAATTGAAGATCGGATTCTCACTCACTTGCATGGCATTACCACGGAGAGGCAGTCCCAGTATAAATTAGATCAGGTTTAA
- the LOC125231044 gene encoding uncharacterized protein LOC125231044: MGDEYHKLTAELDAREVLQYLNHLGIQNISGEVLKHFITDLKKLIKYDLQQKYANFSDHENIPTQGPERLHSASTFSSRIRSRTADSADLKCNRDCQVRRKALHVRNIQSAPNIRQTMPEEKPLRRACSCVRVEKKESTTSQMKTNATTSNNNIIRVAKQPAKKKCDPVSLYHYYTSLWEKYKPNVPGENNWSDLRWSVRQKMAGSAIQTQNKISKIPENPKALDK; the protein is encoded by the exons ATGGGCGACGAATATCATAAGCTGACGGCGGAACTTGACGCTAGGGAAGTACTGCAATACCTTAATCACCTAGGAATTCAAAACATAAGCGGAGAAGTTTTGAAACACTTTATCACAG atttaaaaaaactaatcaAATATGATCTTCAGCAGAAATATGCAAATTTTTCTGATCATGAAAACATTCCGACACAAGGTCCAGAAAGGCTACACAGTGCTAGTACATTTTCATCCAGGATTAGATCTCGAACAGCAGACAGCGCAGACTTGAAATGTAATAGAGACTGCCAGGTTAGAAGGAAGGCATTGCACGTACGTAATATACAGTCTGCTCCAAACATTCGGCAAACAATGCCAGAGGAGAAACCATTAAGAAGGGCTTGCTCTTGTGTCAGAGTTGAGAAGAAGGAATCTACTACTAGCCAAATGAAAACCAATGCTACCACCTCAAACAATAATA TAATTAGAGTAGCAAAACAACCAGCTAAGAAGAAATGTGATCCTGTCTCCCTATATCATTATTACACGTCACTTTGGGAGAAATACAAGCCCAATGTTCCCGGTGAAAATAACTGGTCCGACTTGAGGTGGAGTGTAAGACAGAAAATGGCTGGTAGTGCCATCCAAACACAGAATAAAATAAGCAAG ATCCCGGAAAATCCTAAAGCATTGGATAAATGA